The stretch of DNA TTTGATAGTCTCTGCAGCCTCGTCAGCGCTCATATTATCTTCTAGTTTAAAGGCCatgatttcttgaaatacGGAGTCAGTAGAATCCCTAAAAATCCTCAGAGATTTGTTCTGATCTTCCACGGTCCTCCCATTCATCCATGCCTTCAACTCAATCCAAATGTCATCTGAAAACTGAGTATTGAAGCCAGGGCCTTTCCCTTGATTTGCAATCTTCGTTTTTTCATTCCTCACAATATCTCCCTTCAGTACCTTAGATAACATTGTTTGCCATTCAAATCGGTTGTTCACCATAGGATTTTGTAACAATTTTGACAGCAAATCCTCGCTCCCCAGTATGGAATGCCACTCCTCATCTTCTATTTCACACGGTTGATCATTGTTCACATCCCTCAACCAATCCAATTTGCCCTTTAGATAATTTAGGCTCATCGAAAcaacattttcattattttttgtgCTCGACGTAATAAAATTATAACCAAAATTGAAGTCGTTATCTTTATCCTCACCTTCTACCTTTAAAAGATCATCCATTTCTAGTTCTAAGTCATCTTCACCTTTGTTactaaaattttcttcgtcatcttcaaagTTGGATGATGCGACTATACCTCTAGTGTAATAATCATCATTAGCACGGtttctcatttttcttaaatATAACTGTTCATTTAATACATATTGTTTTTTGTATGTTCGGAGGCTCGTTGTGCTTCCACCATGGTGGCCTACAGACCGTTGCGAGCTATTTGTCGTGACAATATCCTGCAAAGTGGAGGAACTTGTTGACCCATTTGGTTGCGATCTGGTGGGAATGTGTTTGTTCGAAGTTTGGTTTGTAATATTTTGTGGCGTTGACATAATCGATGTATTCGTTGTATTTAGTGAAGCCAGTTCTGGTGATATCACTAACGTTGGGGTCGTCAATAATGGATCTTGATTACTATTCACGGGAGCGGGCTTCTTAATAATCTCGCTCTCTGTTTTACTAGCCTCAACTTTCTTATGTACAGGAACAGGTTGAGTAGACAACTTCGGTAGAGACTGCTGAGGATTTTTTGGTAGAGGAAGACCAATATTCGAGGGCCGTCTACTAGATCTTGCCGAGGAGCTGGAGGACCCAGAAATGGcattttgatgaaaaaactGACCTTGAGGTATACCCGGAAGACGATTGAATAGCTGTACTGTATTTAATGGAGACTCTCCAGGGCTGTAAACAGCGTTTGGTGATCTAAAGTACTGGGTAGAATGCAGCCCTGGGCTGATGGGCGATGACGCTACTCGAGCCTGCGTAGTATTGGAATTTCGCCCTAAACTTTCCGACCTTAGTctagatgaagatgatgaagatgactGCCTCATCTTGGAGCTGCTGGGCTTTTCCGTGGAATCGCCGTAAGGCTTATAATTGAAGTAGTCTGAATGCGACATTATTTGTGCCTGTCAAATAGTTTACGCAAAGgcttctcttctttttagtAATGGCAGACTGTTTGTACTTGAAACTGCCCAATAGTAACTTGAAGGACAGACGGAGCTCACACAAAAGTTAACAAATATGCTggaacctttttttttcctttgaattctttGTAAACCAGTAATTCGTTTTGAAAACACCCGTTCTTAGCTGTTCTTTAACAGTACTACTCTCTAAGGCAATAACACACTGGGGCAGCAACAATTACAATCTTCTAACCTCTTCTAATCTGCAGATTTGGCTTCTTTCTATCTCTGTTTACCCACCTTTATCACTCTTTTCAGATTAATCAATTCTTTCCATACAAAGAAACGCCCGAAAAGTGGCGCGAGTTTCCCGGGTGATGGAGCAGTAATTAATAATGCAAAACTGCTAAAATACCCACTGTTTCAGGGTATGAAACGCGGTATTTTCAGCGAGTTGTAGGTAATTTGGAACAGTTCGTGACTGTTTATTAAGTTCCACTCATTGCAGTTGTATCCCCACTGTgtacttttatttttggttAGAGAATTGGCCCAGTAGAGATGGAATTGGACGAATGTTTAGAAAGGCTATACAAGGCCCAGTTACTACCTGAAGTGACTGTAAGGGCACTCTGCTTTAAGCTGAAGGAAATGCTAGTGAAGGAGTCAAACGTGATTCACATTCAGACCCCTGTCACAGTCGTGGGGGATATGCATGGACAGTTTCACGATATGCTGGAGATCTTCCAAATAGGCGGCCCTGTTCCTGATACGAATTATCTGTTCTTGGGCGACTATGTAGACAGGGGGTTGTACAGTGTGGAAACAATTATGCTATTGATTGTGCTTAAGCTTCGATATCCTAGTAGAATTCATCTTTTGAGGGGAAACCACGAGTCACGTCAAATCACGCAGAGCTATGGTTTCTACACGGAGTGCTTGAACAAGTACGGTGGCAATTCAAGAGTTTGGCAATATTTGACAGATATATTTGACTATCTAGTGTTATGCTGTATTATCGACGACGAAATTTTTTGTGTTCATGGTGGGCTCTCGCCCAATGTTCAAACCATAGATCAGATCAAGATTATTGATAGATTTCGAGAAATTCCACACGATGGCGCCATGGCAGACTTGGTTTGGTCTGATCCggaagaaaacaataaccCCACGTTAGATCATCCAGATAACTCTGGACAACATTTCCAGGTGTCACCTCGTGGAGCAGGTTATACTTTCGGAAGAAGCGTGGTGGAGAAATTCTTACGTATGAACGATATGAACAGAATATACAGAGCCCATCAGTTATGTAACGAAGGTTACCAGATATATTTTGATGGATTGGTTACTACTGTATGGTCGGCGCCAAACTATTGTTATCGGTGCGGCAATAAAGCATCTATTCTGGAGCTGTATAGTAAAGATCAATTCTACTTCAACGTTTTCGAAGAGGCACCTGAAAATAAACTGTTGAAAGAGAACAGTATGAACGACAATGCCTTAGAAGATAGCATATCTAATCCGGTAGCCAACAGGAAATTGATTGCAGATTATTTCGAAGACGACTCTGCCTCCGCAGATGGCTCCACGGACCCTGAAATGTACATATTTTCAGATGTATACCAAGCCAGATCTGCTTCTAACAGACATGTTGATTACTTCTTGTAGCTTACTAAACAATAGAAAAGCATTATAGAGACAACGCCATCTTATTATTTCTACATATTCTATCTCTCTCGGTTGCAAATGTATGTATTGTGTATTTagatcaaaaaaaaaaaaacagcGCATTTTCTACAGGTAATACAGCTCCAAATTTGTCTGATCATGTACCTCATAATCTTCCAGAGAGATATGGTCTTTTAAAACACTTCCACCCTTCTGCAACACAATTTTGTTTGGTTGGGTGCCAATTTGCAAGGACaatacttttttgaaatcacCTACACTATCTTCAGCAAGGCACTTCACTCTGACTTTTTTGCCTAATCGGTCATTCACAACTACCTCAATCATTTTCAGAGTATTTATTTGCAATCTAAGCTTTGCCACCGCTCCTCTTTCTCAATCTTTTCCTCTCCCTCCTCATCTCTCTCAGCCAAAACCGCgaatatataaaaacaAGCAAGTCTCCCGTAGAACTTTTACACGATGACCTTTCGAGATTTCACAAGGGGGATAAAGGAATGCTGTCCGATACAATTGACACaaagcaacaacagcaacagcttCATGTCCTGTTCATAGACTCTTATGATTCATTCACCTACAATGTAGTGAGACTAATTGAACAACAAACTGATATCTCACCGGGAGTCAACGCCGTGCACGTGACGACGGTACATAGTGATACGTTCCAATCTATGGATCAGCTATTGCCACTTTTGCCGCTTTTTGATGCTATCGTTGTTGGCCCAGGACCTgggaatcccaacaatgGTGCACAAGATATGGGTATAATATCTGAGCTTTTCGAGAATGCCAATGGAAAGTTAGATGAAGTTCCAATATTGGGTATATGTCTTGGGTTCCAAGCAATGTGCTTGGCTCAAGGTGCTGATGTCAGTGAGCTAAATACTATCAAGCATGGGCAAGTGTATGAAATGCATTTAAACGATGCAGCCAGAGCTTGTGGCCTTTTTTCTGGTTATCCCGATACGTTCAAATCTACGAGGTACCATTCATTGCATGTCAATGCCGAAGGCATTGACACCCTTTTGCCCTTATGCACAACCGAAGATGAGAACGGTATTCTTTTGATGAGTGCTCAAACGAAAAATAAGCCATGGTTTGGCGTACAGTACCACCCGGAGTCATGTTGTTCAGAATTGGGGGGGCTGTTAGTCAGTAACTTTCTCAAGTTGAGTTTCATAAATAACGTGAAGACAGGAAGGtgggaaaagaagaaacttAATGGAGAGTTTTCCGATATCCTATCTCGATTGGATAGGACTATTGATAGAGACCCCATATACAAGgtaaaagagaaatatCCGAAGGGCGAGGACACAACTTACGTTAAGCAGTTCGAGGTCTCTGAAGACCCGAAATTgacatttgaaatttgcAACATCATacgagaagaaaaatttgtcaTGTCATCTTCTGTGATTAGTGAAAATACGGGTGAATGGTCTATCATTGCTTTACCAAACTCCGCATCCCAGGTATTCACTCATTATGGAGCTATGAAAAAGACTACAGTTCATTATTGGCAAGATAGTGAAATTAGTTACACCTTGTTGAAAAAGTGTCTAGATGGTCAAGATTCGGATTTGCCTGGCTCCCTTGAGGTAATACATGAAGATAAATCCCAATTTTGGATCACTTTGGGTAAATTTATGGAGAATAAAATAATCGATAACCACAGAGAAATACCTTTTATTGGAGGTCTTGTTGGCATTTTAGGTTATGAAATAGGTCAGTACATTGCATGCGGCCGTTGCAATGATGATGAGAATTCCCTTGTTCCCGACGCCAAACTAGTTTTTATCAACAATAGTATAGTCATTAATCACAAGCAAGGGAAGCTTTATTGTATTTCTCTGGATAATACATTTCCAGTGGCATTAGAACAATCATTAAGGGACAGTTTTGTtagaaagaagaatattaaGCAATCCCTGTCCTGGCCCAAGTATCTTCCAGAGGAGATAGACTTCATTATAACTATGCCCGATAAACTTGACTACGCTAAGGCGTTTAAGAAATGTCAGGATTATATGCATAAGGGTGATTCTTATGAAATGTGTCTCACAACGCAAACCAAAGTTGTACCATCTGCGGTGATAGAACCCTGGAGGATTTTCCAGACCTTGGTACAAAGAAACCCGGCTCcattttcaagtttttttgaGTTTAAAGACATTATTCCCCGCCAAGATGAAACGCCTCCAGTTTTGTGCTTCTTAAGTACTTCTCCAGAAAGGTTTTTGAAGTGGGATGCAGACACATGCGAGCTACGTCCCATCAAGGGAACTGTGAAAAAAGGACCGCAAATGAACTTGGCAAAAGCCACACGAATCCTGAAGACACCAAAAGAATTTGGTGAGAACTTAATGATTTTGGACTTAATCAGAAATGACCTTTACGAGTTGGTTCCTGACGTTCGGGTGGAGGAGTTCATGTCCGTGCAAGAATATGCCACCGTTTACCAACTCGTTAGCGTCGTAAAGGCACATGGATTGACCTCTGCCAGTAAGAAGACGAGATATTCAGGCATTGATGTCCTTAAACACTCGCTTCCTCCGGGATCTATGACGGGAGCCCCCAAGAAGATTACTGTGCAATTATTGCAGGACAAGATAGAAAGCAAGCTAAACAAACATGTCAATGGTGGAGCACGTGGTGTTTACAGCGGTGTCACGGGATATTGGTCTGTGAATTCCAACGGAGATTGGTCTGTTAACATTAGATGTATGTATTCCTACAACGGCGGAACCAGCTGGCAACTCGGTGCAGGGGGGGCCATAACAGTCTTAAGCACACTAGATGGCGAACTAGAGGAAATGTACAACAAGTTGGAGAGCAACTTACAAATTTTCATGTAGATATTTGTATATTATTAGATATGTATGCaaacattttctttagaatAATATACTATTCTTGTACGATgcagaattttttttttttttcgctttAGGAAAATGACGTTTTGTGCCGTGGAAAACCCTGGAAAAGgatattggaaaaaagTTAAAGCATGGTCATTTAGGGAAGACTTTCCTTCCAATTTACTTATCAATAGGTTATAATGTATGCTTGACGGAGCAGAATTCTTTCAAACCATAAGATAATAGATATTATAACATTTTAGTACATAAAAGAGGCCCGAGAAAATAGATTTTAACtggaataattttttgcaAGATGACAACAACCGTACCTAAAGTGTTTGCATTCCATGAATTTGCAGGAGTAGCTGAGGCAGTTGCCGATCATGTTATTCACGCACAAAACTCTGCCCTTAAGAAGGGCAAAGTCTCAAGGTCCACACAGATGTCCGGAACGAGCCTTAACGGAAATGGTAACACAGAATCCAAAACGATGGAGAGAGTAAATTCTGTAAGGAGTAATGCCTCCAGCCGTGGTGGTAGTGAAGACGGCGCCActaagaaattgaaaaaggagaaagaaAGGCGCTTCAAGATTGCGTTGTCCGGTGGTTCGTTAATCCAAGTGTTGCACGAAGGattgttgaaaagagaCGACGTTCAATGGGGTAAATGGGACATTTACTTTGCTGATGAAAGACTAGTGCCCTTTAGCTCCAGTGAAAGCAATTACGGTCTTGctaagagaaaaatattcGATTTAATAGATACGGAGAAGTACGGAACTCCGAAAATTTATCACATTGATGAGTCATTGATTAACGACCCTCAAGAGTGTGCAGATAACTATGAGAAAATTCTAATTAAAGGATTTGCCGGTAGAGATTCTGTGAAACTACCGATGTTTGATCTGTTTCTGCTTGGCTGCGCTCCTGACGGTCACATAGCCTCGTTATTCCCCAATTTTCAAGAGAATCTACGTGAAAATCTGGCATGGGTCATACCTGTAGAAAATGCACCCAGCGGACCTTCGAATAGGATTTCACTGACCATCCCAGTGATTTGTCACTCTCATAGAGTCACCTTTGTTGTAGAGGGCGCCACAAAGGCGCCTGTAATCAAGACAATAATGGAAAGGCCTGAAAAGGGATTGCCTAGTAGTATTGTCAATGAGGGCGCCGCCGGTCGTGTTTCATGGTTTGTAGACGACGATGCTTTGAAAGATGTCTTTGTAATTAAGAAGAAGTACAAGTTTTATGATGATGAGAATTTGACTGAGTAGGTGTTTAATTTTTTGggttctttttctttctgatGATAATGACAACTAATGACAATACTATGATTTAACCTTaaccattttctttttttagctCTTTCTATCCCCACCCTTCCCTTTAGTAATCGCAATAAATCACCCtatgtttttgaattttctcGAGAAGTAACTTTATATAAAACAAGTCATCTTAGTGACGTAGTGTGCATATATAACATACAacatatataatatatacaataaccctttagaaaaaaataataacaaccACAGTGGATATTTCCCTTTTGGACCTATGGCTTCCGCTAAGAGAAAAGCATGCTtttaagttttcttttctttcaaggAGATTATTTGGTCTTAAGCGAAGTGAGAgattgaaacaaaatgTTAATTACAGAGTTTACGAAGAATCAGTTTGCAAGACCACCTTATTCGTATGGCATTATCAAGCTTTGTGTGTAGACTATCCACACAAACATGATTCAACATACATAGCAGTGGTAGGTATACAACGGATATAAAAACCTTAACTCTACGTGTAGAAAATGTAAAAGGGTAGAGCGGTTGCAAAAAAGCAAGTTTTAGTAGGATTCCAGGAACAGCTTCTCATCTTGCTAGATAACATACGGCAATAATGACAAAATACACTGAGCCATGCGGTTGTTACACTTTCCCAAAATAGTAATCTACTTCTcccattttttatattttgcGTATCACACCACATCGTCCCTCAACACAAAAgtttttgttcttgttgaCAAGACTGTCATTTTCCCCTTGAGTGACTTTATGTCGCTGATTCATTCATTTCGGCATTGTTTGCTGTTTATTCCCCAGATTCTTTCCGCTTTGCTTGGCTGCCCCTTTCCCCGGAAGCCTCGAGATTAAGATGAAAAGACTAATAGCCAGGCTGTTAACCCCTTGTTGATACAGTTTGGACACCCCCTACTAGTTAGCTGTGTATCCTGAATCTATGTCAAGCAAAAATTGCTTACATACAGTAAggtattttttataatcCCGCCAACACTATGTCGACTCCTTCATTTTGGACATCTTCTTTACATGGACGAACCAGAGAAGGAGGTCGGCTCGAAGGGAATGTAAAGCTATCATAGGGGTATAAATAAGAGACACATTGTTCTATTAtagagaaaaatattttatagATCTTGTATCTCATCTTGCGTAATATAACCAAACAAAGGTTTTCCTTATACTATAtcaaaccaaaaaaaaaaaaaagcaaaacaACAAATAATCATAATATCATGAAGTCAAGTATTCCAATCACCGAAGTATTGCCAAGAGCAGTGGGTTCGCTAACATTCGATGAAAATTACAATTTACTGGATACATCAGGTGTCGCAAAAGTCATCGAAAAGTCACCAATCGCAGAAATAATCAGGAAATCAAATGCCGAGTTAGGTAGGCTGGGCTACTCCGTCTACGAAGATGCTCAATATATAGGTCATGCCTTCAAGAAAGCTGGCCATTTTATTGTGTACTTCACTCcaaagaacaagaacagAGAGGGCGTTGTTCCTCCTGTAGGAATAACCAATTAGCTCAGAACAGAATTAGTGTTAATAGCGGTGACAGTAGTTTTATTGTATCTcacctttttttatgtataATCATATAATGACttaattatttttgaaatgtttctttttttttttttagttatAACCCTTTTTACGGATTCTTACGTACTTATTTAATCTTTCTAGTAGACAATCTTTCTACCGGTGAAGGTTCTTCTTGCCTGTTGTCTGCCTTCTGCACtcaattcatcattttcatcatcttcgtcCACCTTGGCTCTATTTAAGACTTTGATGAACGAGTCCACTCTGAATCTCATTCTGGAGTGCATGTAGGCTTTAGAGCACTTTATGTGATAATGGAAGTAGTTTCTAAACAATGTTAACTGGCAAATTGAATGGAATTGCAACTCTTTTGTCTGGAAATGACGTGGGAAAAGAACAAACGTGATAAATCTTCTACTTTGCTCTGCAACT from Saccharomyces cerevisiae S288C chromosome XIV, complete sequence encodes:
- the PPG1 gene encoding putative serine/threonine-protein kinase PPG1 (Serine protein phosphatase involved in formation of FAR complex; inhibits mitophagy by dephosphorylating Atg32p; required for glycogen accumulation; interacts with Tap42p, which binds to and regulates other protein phosphatases), with the translated sequence MELDECLERLYKAQLLPEVTVRALCFKLKEMLVKESNVIHIQTPVTVVGDMHGQFHDMLEIFQIGGPVPDTNYLFLGDYVDRGLYSVETIMLLIVLKLRYPSRIHLLRGNHESRQITQSYGFYTECLNKYGGNSRVWQYLTDIFDYLVLCCIIDDEIFCVHGGLSPNVQTIDQIKIIDRFREIPHDGAMADLVWSDPEENNNPTLDHPDNSGQHFQVSPRGAGYTFGRSVVEKFLRMNDMNRIYRAHQLCNEGYQIYFDGLVTTVWSAPNYCYRCGNKASILELYSKDQFYFNVFEEAPENKLLKENSMNDNALEDSISNPVANRKLIADYFEDDSASADGSTDPEMYIFSDVYQARSASNRHVDYFL
- the HUB1 gene encoding ubiquitin-like protein HUB1 (Ubiquitin-like protein modifier; promotes alternative splicing of SRC1 pre-mRNA; binds non-covalently to the HIND domain of Snu66, may function in modification of Sph1p and Hbt1p, functionally complemented by the human or S. pombe ortholog; mechanism of Hub1p adduct formation not yet clear); the encoded protein is MIEVVVNDRLGKKVRVKCLAEDSVGDFKKVLSLQIGTQPNKIVLQKGGSVLKDHISLEDYEVHDQTNLELYYL
- the ABZ1 gene encoding 4-amino-4-deoxychorismate synthase (Para-aminobenzoate (PABA) synthase; has similarity to Escherichia coli PABA synthase components PabA and PabB; required for the synthesis of para-aminobenzoic acid, an important intermediate for folate and ubiquinone Q biosynthesis; protein abundance increases in response to DNA replication stress), whose amino-acid sequence is MLSDTIDTKQQQQQLHVLFIDSYDSFTYNVVRLIEQQTDISPGVNAVHVTTVHSDTFQSMDQLLPLLPLFDAIVVGPGPGNPNNGAQDMGIISELFENANGKLDEVPILGICLGFQAMCLAQGADVSELNTIKHGQVYEMHLNDAARACGLFSGYPDTFKSTRYHSLHVNAEGIDTLLPLCTTEDENGILLMSAQTKNKPWFGVQYHPESCCSELGGLLVSNFLKLSFINNVKTGRWEKKKLNGEFSDILSRLDRTIDRDPIYKVKEKYPKGEDTTYVKQFEVSEDPKLTFEICNIIREEKFVMSSSVISENTGEWSIIALPNSASQVFTHYGAMKKTTVHYWQDSEISYTLLKKCLDGQDSDLPGSLEVIHEDKSQFWITLGKFMENKIIDNHREIPFIGGLVGILGYEIGQYIACGRCNDDENSLVPDAKLVFINNSIVINHKQGKLYCISLDNTFPVALEQSLRDSFVRKKNIKQSLSWPKYLPEEIDFIITMPDKLDYAKAFKKCQDYMHKGDSYEMCLTTQTKVVPSAVIEPWRIFQTLVQRNPAPFSSFFEFKDIIPRQDETPPVLCFLSTSPERFLKWDADTCELRPIKGTVKKGPQMNLAKATRILKTPKEFGENLMILDLIRNDLYELVPDVRVEEFMSVQEYATVYQLVSVVKAHGLTSASKKTRYSGIDVLKHSLPPGSMTGAPKKITVQLLQDKIESKLNKHVNGGARGVYSGVTGYWSVNSNGDWSVNIRCMYSYNGGTSWQLGAGGAITVLSTLDGELEEMYNKLESNLQIFM
- the SOL1 gene encoding Sol1p (Protein with a possible role in tRNA export; shows similarity to 6-phosphogluconolactonase non-catalytic domains but does not exhibit this enzymatic activity; homologous to Sol3p and Sol4p; SOL1 has a paralog, SOL2, that arose from the whole genome duplication; protein abundance increases in response to DNA replication stress) codes for the protein MTTTVPKVFAFHEFAGVAEAVADHVIHAQNSALKKGKVSRSTQMSGTSLNGNGNTESKTMERVNSVRSNASSRGGSEDGATKKLKKEKERRFKIALSGGSLIQVLHEGLLKRDDVQWGKWDIYFADERLVPFSSSESNYGLAKRKIFDLIDTEKYGTPKIYHIDESLINDPQECADNYEKILIKGFAGRDSVKLPMFDLFLLGCAPDGHIASLFPNFQENLRENLAWVIPVENAPSGPSNRISLTIPVICHSHRVTFVVEGATKAPVIKTIMERPEKGLPSSIVNEGAAGRVSWFVDDDALKDVFVIKKKYKFYDDENLTE
- the EGO4 gene encoding Ego4p (hypothetical protein; expressed during diauxic shift and stationary phase, and negatively regulated by glucose; expression is regulated by Msn2p/Msn4p; overexpression slows down progression through meiosis and improves fermentative efficiency; YNR034W-A has a paralog, YCR075W-A, that arose from the whole genome duplication), with amino-acid sequence MKSSIPITEVLPRAVGSLTFDENYNLLDTSGVAKVIEKSPIAEIIRKSNAELGRLGYSVYEDAQYIGHAFKKAGHFIVYFTPKNKNREGVVPPVGITN